A region from the Drosophila ananassae strain 14024-0371.13 chromosome 2L, ASM1763931v2, whole genome shotgun sequence genome encodes:
- the LOC6500699 gene encoding uncharacterized protein LOC6500699: MTGSVHDPKWSLERRESSGHLVWRKESPESKVRFRFDVEVLEFEKHPHEELDDKKDHFSMTSLSATVAMCATCVAVVAASVFLPWYLMEKVGSL, translated from the exons ATGACTGGATCag TTCACGATCCGAAATGGAGCCTGGAGCGACGCGAGTCCTCGGGCCATTTAGTTTGGCGCAAGGAGTCGCCCGAGTCCAAAGTACGATTTCGCTTCGACGTGGAGGTCCTGGAGTTTGAGAAGCATCCGCACGAGGAGCTGGATGACAAGAAGGACCACTTTTCCATGACCAGTCTCTCGGCAACAGTGGCTATGTGCGCCACCTGCGTTGCAGTGGTGGCCGCCTCCGTTTTCCTGCCCTGGTACCTCATGGAGAAAGTGGGATCGCTgtga